The genomic DNA TAGAGAGCGAGGAAAGACCTTTGTTGATCTCAAcccccatctcactctctctctatctcgctctctagCTCTGCTGTGGTATCACTCTATCTCTTTGTATCTTTTCTTCTCAATCTCTTTGTAtctttctatctctatctctcttgtaTCTTTCTAATCTCTTTGTTATCTCTTCTGTCTTATCTCTTTGTATCTTTCTATCATCTTTATCTTTTGTCTCTATCTCTTTGTATCTTTCTATCTCTATCTTTTGTATCTTTCTATCATCTTTGTATTTTCTATTCTATATCTTTGTAtctttctatctctatctctttgtatctttctatctctatctctttgtatctttctatctctatctctttgTATCTTTCTATCTCAATCTGTGACAGGATTCAGTAATTGGAGGCGGGCTTTCTGGCCACACCCAGACATTGATTGGAGATCAATAAGTGAGTCAGTTAGATATATCTATTACAGAGCTGGAAGCAGGAATATTAAATATGAAAGGGCAAGCGAGAGGGAGCGGTAGCTAGgcagagagacgggggagagagaaacacagtggggggagggagagacatggAGGCTAGGAATAAAAGAGTGATATGCCTGTCACTGTTTAACCATTTAACCATGTTACTGTACACTCCaccaggtaaaataaaaaagacaaacgggaacaaaaataaatacattctcaAACTCCATGCCATAATAAAAGTTATATctacacattcttattttcatggATTTTTCAGTAAACCACAATGATATGAAACACTTCGGCTGCACATCAGGCTGGCGGTATAGAAAGGtaactgtatctctgtatcttaTGCCTGTCtgagcctgtgtttgtgtgtggtttgatGCTCTTGTCCCATTTTATGAAGCAGTGTATGGCTGTGGTTGCCTGCATACTGTAGTCGTGTGaagctgtgtgtgtctttgtgtgattGTGCTACTAGGATATGACACTGAGAatctgtggtttgtgtgtgtgtgtgtgtgtgtgtgttcttaggaTCTGGCactacctctctctgcctctgagaACCCATTCATCATTAGCCCCTCCCTGCTGCCATCAGAGCTGGTAAAACAGAGCGCGGCCAGCGCCGAGTCCACCGACAAAAGCCATTTGAGTGAAATATATCCAGTAGGATCTTCAGATGTCTATGAAGGCCACCACGGCCCCGCCCAGCTCCATCGCATCCCTAGTGCATCCTACTGTGGCCCGTTGCTTGGCAACACAGGCTGATTGGGTTAGCAGGGTTAAGAGGGGGTCTGGCACGGGGCTAGAGGAATCAGATCactcccattgatcatcctccaCTGAGGTCCGGGGCTGCGGCCGTACAGCCGAAGGCTGTAAGTCtatctgggagggagggagggagggagggggttatTATGCATGTAGGGTGAAAGGGGGAAGACGCACCAGGCTTTATGAGGCTTTGGCGACAACCTCAACCTGACATCCTTACTGTACAGTATGCCCTGCAGACTGTCTGTAACCACGACTCCTCAATCTCCCATCGACTTCTGATGACATTTTAATTGAACCATTGTGGGGGAGAAATGGCAGGAGGAGCAGGGCTGGGTTGGTGGGTCGTAGGCAGAGTCTGTGATGTCTGTGAAAGGTCCCTGGCTGTCCCTGGCCGTCCCTGCGGTGGCCACATAAAATGTGGGGGGCTCAGTTTGAGGTCATTAGCTCCAATCCGGCGCGACAGGCATTAAAAGGTTCCGCTGGCGTCCGGCTGGGGAGGTTCATGGTGGCATTCCAGGCACCTCTGAGAGGCACGACCCAGCAGGGGCACAACCTCACACCTCCACCCCCTTCTGGGGCAGACCCAGGGTGCCCCAGAGGGCACAGGGACAGTGGCCTGACACAGGACCCAACTCTGATTAGCATCACCACCGCAGTGGAACACACTCAGGCATCGTAATGCCACTCCACTGAGCACTAAGTCAACCATATAGACGAAACTCGCCCAGAACACAGGTGTAGAAACAAAACTAAAAAAGGCAATCAACCAAACAAAGTCCAAACAGCATAGTACGTGCTTTTTTACAGCACTTGATTCCTGTGACAACTCTTTTCGAACAAATCGTGTTCATTCCACACGAATCATGTGGTGCTCATTTTCACTTCTAAGATGGATGTGAACGTCTGTCTTCTGTTGTCTTCTGCTTTGTTACTATGGGGACTGAGGCACTGGGTGTTCTTGTAGCTATTGTGGGACTGGACCCTTGACAAAGCTGCAACCCACAAGCAGCCTGTTaagagcctgcctgcctgggtataaagctagaatccttaatttaaACAATATCAAAACATCTCCCTGCCCCTGTTTTGAtaaaaagctaagggatggggctggataaatgtaaccactcttaaattcatagacagagctatggctGCCATCCATGAAATAAAATGTATAGTTTTAagtgttttgaggctatacagtgtttgtttacattcacgacgtttacaaacattgtagtcaaacaagcttatattttgggttctgatggggtacggcaGTTCAGCTGAGCTCATGAAGCATTTatgagttatattcttcaagaatcaaaatatattacaaaTGTAAAAGTCCAAAACTTGTTGTAAAAtcaaagggctctattcaatctgtattgctgaAGCGTTTAAAGGTAATTACCTATTGAGCCGACATCtacagcgtttactgtgaatgcagtctccgctaaggcgggaacattgcctttaaatttcagtcATGCCGTAACACTGCACCTCTGCGATACGGATTTAATAGAGCCCCAAGAATTCTAGCTTTAACGTGTGTGAGGTGAGTCATGTGtctaaaatacatatttacagtTAAGTAAATagtctacatgaccaaaagtatgtggacacctaatttcaaaatcatgggcattaatatgtttgtcccccctttgctgctataacagcctctgctCTACTGTGgaggctttcaactagatgttggaacattgctgcggagacttgcttccattcagccacaagagcattagttaggtcgggcactgatgttaggcgattaggcctggctcccagttggcattccaattcatcccaaaggtgttcaggtcagggctctgtgcagaccagtcaagttcctccacaccgatctcgacaaactatttctgtatggacctcgctttgtgaacaggggcattgtcatgctgaaacaggaaagggccttccccaaactgttgccacaaagttggaagcacagaatcatctagaatttcattgtatgctgtagaggccccataccattattcttcctccaccaaattttacagttggcactatgcatggcggcaggtagcgttctcctggcataggccaaacctagattcgtccgtcggactgccagatggtgaagcgtgattcatcactccagacaactcatttccactgctccagagtccaatggcggcgagctttacaccactccagccgacgcttggcattgcgcatggtgatcttgggcttgtgtttggctgctcggccattgaaaaccaattcatgaagctcccgacgaactgtTCTTGTGcggacattgcttccagaggcagtatagccccaaggacagacgatttttacttgctacccgcttcagcactcggcggtcccgttctatgaacttgtgtggcctaccacttagcggTTGAaccgttgctgctcctagacgcttccacttcacagtaacagcacttgcagtttactgaggaagctctagcagggcagataattgacgaactgacttgttggaaaggtgtcatcctatgacggtgccacgttgaatgtcactgagctcttcagtaagtccattctactgccaatgtttgtctatggagattgcatggctgtgtgctcgattttacatacctgtcagcaactggtgtggctgaaatagtcaaatccactaatttgaaggggtgtccacatacttttttatatatagtgtgtgtctgATTCATCCATAACCTCACACTAAGATATGGAGCAACACGGCGTTATTGATTAGTGTTGTGTACGGTAATATTGACTGCTCTGGATGGAGTTTCCAGCTTCGAGCCACCACGGTAGCTACAGACACTTGTTGGATTGGCTATGTAGTATGCCATGTGTTTGCATACATTTTCATGTGTGTATTGGGTGTAACTTTTTGGTCGACTGttttgcatgttgagtttatttgGTGTTTTGCTATGTTTGTAATGATGCTAAATGTTCTCTTTTGCTTCAGTTTGCTCTTCAATTTGTGCACCTTGGTTGAAGAGGGAGGTAGTGGCAATGTTCCTTTTCCTTTGCTACGAGAGTAAAGAATGTGTCATTGAGAATGGGAGGTATGGTATATACTATAGGCTTTTTAGAGACGCCACCATGGTCTGAGTTCTTCATCCGTGACGTCCTAGTCGGATGCTGGGCACAGCAGGACAGCAGTGGGTGGTACTGGTCGGGTGATCCCTCCCATGTCTGACCCTCCACTGGTGCCATCCCAAGGGGGTCTGGGGATATGGGGGTATGGACACACGGGCAAGTGAAGTGTCAGGGTTTCACAGGATTCACACCAAAGAGCAATTTAGTTTTCTCTGATTCTCGGAAACCAGGGCAGAGGCAGCAGTCTGACTTTTTCATCCTCATACCCATGATTCCTATGGGTAGTGGTATCTCTGAGCACCTTAATGTTCATTTATTGTAGATGTACTATTCACAgtaatttgtttatttgtttagtaAGGCATCCACACTCAGCAAGGGAAATGATTTTATACTTCTTGCAGCACAACATGGACATGTTTAACACTGTGTTTTTAAAAGAATGTAGTTATGGACACTTAGTTCCTTCCATatccatttgttgttgtttttgtttgttgattgTGGAAGATAATTATTTAGACCCCTATTTAATTCAGTGATACCCATTAGGTGTCTATTCTTTCATttagtcctctcctcctctgtaatCTGTCTCTCTTTGGGCATTTTGGTGTGATGGGCTAGTGAAAAAGTACACCTATCGGACGGATGCACGATAGTATGTGGAGTGGGACTAAGATTGGCTAACAATTATCGTGTATTGTTGTATAGAAATGGTACTGCAGAATTATCTGTACTAGCATCCTCTCCTATGTGCCCAGGAGAACGACTTCTAGTGTTATGTGTTTCAAAGATTAGACGAAAttgtgttgtttacaaaaatttATTCATACAAATCTTACAAcacctttttttaaacatttatagaCTTGACCCTTGCGGGTTcgccatttttttttcttcattataaTAGTACTCTCTAATATCAATTTTCTAcacaataaatatatgttttaagtTTAATCTTCACGTTTAGTAAGGCTGTTGGCGCTTTCAAAGTGATACACATTATGGAGAGAGGGCAATCATGATGGTTGCAACTATCTATCACAATTATCTAAGTCTATGTGCTCTAAAAACAAACAACCGCCAAAAGAAATGATCGCGAGCAAGAGTGCTCGGAGACTACACCTAATGGCACTAAAGATCCAATCAAATGCCTGcgcaacacaaaaacaacaaccaaaGGGTGAAATGTAAGCTGATGATGTGCAGCATTGTAGGGCTACTAAATAGCCATCTGTGATTCGTGGCGATTTTAAAGTCGAAGCAAGGCACCACAGCCGCAAGCTGCATCCTGCGTCACAAAGCCTGGAGGGGAATGCAGAATTAAAGAAAGATTGATttcatacacacaggcacagatcGAAGAACTTTGTCCTACTGCTCAGTGTCACAATGCTCAAACCTAACCTACAGTGTCTGTAGAATCTGCCTGGTGCACGAGTGGAGTTAGATCTCCTTGCTTTTTAGGCAAGTGGGCTGATGAGCTGTTGGGGCCAGGAAGGGGAAGTATACTGTGGGGATTCAGAAGCAACATTTTTCATGATCTTATTAGCTATTTTTTTTATGCTGCCAAAACCCGGGATGGCTATTACAGAAGTAGCTAGCCCAATCATGCTTCTAGTTAGAAGAAGTGTGGCTTGTTCTGTCTGAGTAACCATTGTCTATGTGTCACTGATGGGTACAAGTGAGAAGAGAGGCCAGGTTCTTCTAATGAAGTGTGGAAACCTTTGCCTGGTAACTCCCTTTTAAAAGCCAAAAATCACTGTTTTGCTCTCTCAAATTGATTGGTCATggactctccctctttctctgtgtccctCTTTCGCTTTGTTCTCCTCTCTCGCACCCactatcctccttccctctctcttcttcccactCCTCTCATACTTGGGTCTATCTAGCACTCAACAGGTTCTCTGCAACTCTTCTTGTGATCATTTACATCAACAGCAAAGAGGCAAGTAAACTGAGGAGCTAGTTTGGGATTGGTGGTGTTCCGAATAGTACAGGCACGGTTCATTATGTTTAAGGCTTTATCTAACTGTTGATTAGGTAGAAGTTTTACTGTGCTGCGCATGGGCTGCCAGGATAGGTCATTCAAAACAACGATCATTCAAGAATTGTTTTTGGCATACATTACATTTGGAATGTAACAAAATCTTGCCTCAAGTCCCATTGGGAAGAGACTAAAAGGACAACATAACAAGACTCTTTCTAAGAGCTTCTCCTCTGCAGTACATTCATCCGAGTTTCCTCGACAGAGGACAGGGGTCAGACGTTCAATCGCACACGTTGTGCAGTAATGTTGGGGaaggaacaaaaacaaaaacaacatccagAAAACACAGATATGTAGATACGTCAATCAGTGAGCAAACAAAATCAGCCAATTGCAGTAGTTTGCACAGATTTTGTGGCTAGTGCAATTACTTTAATCATGCAGTCTAGCTTTACATTGGTTCACATGACAATAGAGGGGAAGCACAGCAAAGCAACCAGGAAGGTGCAACACATACGTCTTCAGATTACCTCTGCAATGTTCCTCatgaaaaataacaacatttgtgAAATTAAATGAAGCCATATAAAAAGTATCACGTTAGTCGAAACGGTCTGaattgtttctttctttcttttgagTCTGCTAACATTCTAGGTTATTCTGTGTTCATGATACTTCTTATGTGGCGAGAAGAGACATATGGAAAACCTTTAACAGCATTCCAGGTTTTCAAGAGCTTTTCAAAACACACGGATAGCACTAGAGAGGAACACAAGATAGATACTTTGCACAAAGTTCAAAAGTGTACGCTTATTTTCGTTAACACTGAAGAAGAACAACCGGAAGAAAAGAAAAAGCTCAAAAGCACTCTGGTCCTCATCTTATATAGGGGTCATATAGGGGTCATTCTAACAAGTATTTCACTTTAGTGGCTGGGTTACCACCATATGTAAGGCTTCTAAAACCAGTTGGGTCATGTCTGTTTTGGTCTTAAATAATTAATTTCTTTATAATACTGTTTGACATCACATTATTATCCTACAGCCTCTGATAGGATATTTATGgggaatttaaaaatatataaagtatATCAATACACATTTTATGTGTATAACATATCTATGCATCTATATTCACGTTCATACATATTCTGTACATGCATGCTTGACATGCATTATATAGGTGTGaatatagtagatacagtatctCTAGAGAGACAGGAGCACAAATGAGGAAAGGAGGCGATTGGGTTGTATAAAGTATTTGGAGTGTAAGATCACAGGTTTAGGTTACggtgagaaaaagagggagagacaggagacatcCCTCAAGACAAGGCCTTGGGAAAGAGCCTGGAACTCACCGGAAATTCGGGAGAGAACTGTTTCAGCCAGTCTCCCAAAATAGCCTCAAACTCATCCCCATCCGGGAGGGCATCAAAGTCTATGTCTTGTAGAATATGGTGAAAACCTAAGTCTTCAGGGCTGTTGTAAATAAAGACACTAATCTCTTAATTTCAGTTGCCaaaaattaacattcaatacATTAATTGTCTTTTAAACTATTTATTTTCCTCACAttcatatatttaaatgtttaaaagacAGGGTAAAGAGCATATTGATCATTTGCTCATAATTTAATCTTATTTTATAAGTaggtctaaaaaataaataaatataggctATATTTAGGTTGAACAAAAAGATTGGTCCATAAAGTAGATCTGTGCGTTCTCAAGTGCTAAAGtacaaaagaaaaacaatattATTATCAAAATATTCATTTTAATGGCTTTACTTCATacataaatacatgtttaaaGAACACAAGAGCGATCCACTGATTGATTGTTCAGTTATCTCAAAATGACTTGATCTGGGCTGTACACACATGTTAGTTTGGGTTAGCAACGCTACAAATACGCTAGCCGGCGTCCTTTGTTTCTATATCTCTGTCTATACCTTTTCCCAAGGACTGCTGCCAGGTATTTCTTGACTGCCATTTGCTTTCGGTAGCGGCTGTAGCTATCTGTGAAGATCCCATCCGAATGTCGCTTTGACAGAGGCTCTGAGTCGTCTTCCATGGTGCTCCCTCCACTAGAAAGGGGAAGAGTAGAAGTTCTCTCTGTTAGGAGACGTATACCCTCCCTCCGAGGACTGTAGCCCATAGGATGCGCTGCACAGTTCTGATTTAAAAACTTACGCTTTTAATCAACCCTCcggaatatatttttatttcgatATCATCATGGTTAGGCTGGCTGGTTGAGGATATTGTAGGGAATAATTGAAGCCTATATTGATCTTCAACCCTTGGGACTAATCCACCACATTAATTATTCATaatgaaaagtaaatgtattcAGCCACGTGTATCATGTGCTTTGCTCCTTAAAGAGACAATATCAGCACTGAGATTCACCGATTCGATCTAATGCCGCACCCGGATTTGCACTCTTGAAGATTTTATCAAGTCAACCTACTCTGGGCGTAAAGGCGTCAAATTCAGGTGGGAAGACCACACACGTAGACACACGGGGAAATTAAACGAAACAGAATGAATATCAGAGTTAAAAGAAAAACGAACACGAAAAAGAACTTAGATCACAAAATAAGAGACGGCAATTTAGAAGATGTCCTTACCCTACACGCTTTGCCATCAGAGAATGGAGATATTTTCTTGCTGATAACTGACCCAGCGCTTTCCTGTAGGCTTTATTAAACATTCCGTCTGCATGCCTTTCCGTTCTGGGATGATAAAACGCCAAACAATAAATgaccacactcaacacacacctaGCGTTAAGTAGCAACATTAATGTAGCCTATACCAAATCCAACTCGTCATATGAGCTGTTTTCCAAAAGGTGAGCTTGAATAGTGAATAGTTACTTTTATGACTTTGGAAATGGCCAGTTCAGATTAAAAGTGTTTCGTTATGTTTAAATTTGCCAAGTAAATAGCCTACTTTCTACTACATTATACCACAAAAGCTTTCCGATCAGCTTCGTTGGAATACCAGGGTACCAGTAccaccgaccccccccccccaaaaaaaaggttCTACAACAAAATGTGATCAttgacagtacagtacatttactAACACAGAACATATAACATAGAAGAACAGAAATACGAGCTCAAATAATGAAATGTCTAGCAAGAACGTCAACAACATTACAAACAATAGGTTGAGAATAGTGATAATGATAGTCACCTTTTCTCCGGTGGGTAGTATAAAGTGTACAAATCGTCAGCCACAGACGGGGGACTTCTTATAGCAATTTGATCACTGTCAAATGCCAAGTCCGGTAACGAATTCCCATCCTCGTCATAAACCTCATTTTCAAGTCTGAAATCGGAAATGCATttgaatattatattatttttgatCATGCATTATCATGACTAAACCAATTCTAAAAATAAACACTGAAATAAATGACGAATGTATTTTTAGATTGTAgcctattttttatatatacatgtcTGATACTATAGCCAACATGTATCTgcttaaattctaaataattgCAATTGCTATCGGCCAATCCTAATTTGGCTACATCACCTTACAGAACTAATTTAGTGGAAGCATGGGCTTTAGCCCTTAAAAGGCAACCAAACCCCACCCCATCGGAAATAGGAAGATAAAAACGTTTAATTTAAAATATTTGCCATTGtgaatgaaataacatcatatcctgatctcaaaaacaaaatgtagaGTTATCATTCTAAAATTAAATGATGCAGATTATGACTTCTTAGTTAAGACAATCACAATAAATCGATTTTGTTATTCTGTGAATTAGTGGCTCCTTCGTTTGCCTCATTCCTCAGAAAATTACGCCTCTCTGTCATTCCCATGGGACGCGTCTGCACGCAGAGCTACAGTTCTGTATCAGACGCTTGATCTACCAATAGCTGCTAATATGCCCTGTTCCCGTGATATGATTCCAAGTGCTCTAAAGCCCCTCATAACAAAACATTGCAGCATATTCGCActgaaaataaaacacatttaagaGTATCTTCCAATGTAGGCTGTGGCATTAATTTTATACCCAAATTAATAAGATGCtctgaaaatgtacaaaatattgCGTATTAATTTAGATATAAACGAAATAAAAATTATACACACATTGATTGAacgaaaaaaaaatgtgtgtaacATTAAATGGCATAGTTCTATATACCTATGTGGTTGCAGGTATAATTGATAAACAAACAACTGCTTTGCTCGTCGCAGGCGCTCAGCAACAGAAACAATGCGTTTGCCAATGTTCAGTTTACTAATCCTTTACATGCAGAGATGCTCAGTTGAAGGAGGGGTGAACAGGTACCTACCTAAGGTTAGGATAGTTAAGCCCGAGAGGTGAGCAGTAGACACTGTAATGCATTATGATTCCATAGATGAGTAAGGCTAAAGTCGCTTTACTAGACATTGTCCTGCTgtgaaaaaaaaatatcacaacgTTAAATGTGCGAAGGCTATGTAACATTTCCACAGTCAGACTGAGGGAAAAACGAAATGAATGCATATTTTAAGAATGGATAGGTTTTTCTTCAATGTTGGAGAATAATGTAATAAGCTTACAAAAATGATTCAAACTCCCCATCTATCCCCTTCTATTCAACAGTGCCTCAAAGTACCTAAAATGTGTTGACCCAAACATTCTAAAGTGTTAAACATTACCTCCAAACATTCTAAAGTACCCAAGCCTGTTGCTGTATTCTCGATTTGTGTGCGTAAAAGTTCGGAAAGCATCACGTACCTATTGCGGTGTCGAGAGAGACGCTGGATGCGATCCGGTTGCAACTACGACTGGGAGAGTgagatagtctctctctctccctttctctccttcccgctctctctccccttgcttCTTCTGGAAAGCGTCTCTGCCGCCTCCTGTTGCTCCTTCAATTTGTCCAACCCTCCGTGCGGTCACACATAAAACGCGCTTCTCGGATCTCTGTATGCACACAGCCCCGGGAGAAAGAGGCCAAACATTTGTCTTCACAGAGGAAACTTTTTGTTCTGAAGACTTGCTTCCCTCGGCTTTTTTATTCTTGAATCGAATGGCATGCCTTTTTCACTAGTCACGTTAGGGGATACTATCTACGTCATCGCCCCCATCCTCTCCGAATGTTATAATGTAGTACTTTTCCTTTCCCGTCAATGAGATGGCCGGAGTCATAAAGTGCATATGCATGTTTAGTTCAATCACGTAATTGTGGGACAATGAATGAATGCTAATATTTGTCAGCGTGACATAGATAGGCGGTATGCCAAGTGAGGTCAATGTGCGTGGTTAATTTCAATACCTCAATCAAATGACTAAAATCAAATCGCCCCCGTCAAACTTAAAGCCAACCTGATCCATCCTTCAATTATAGCCATATATGGTGAAAATGATCAAGGTCAAGGGCGTGCATCCCCATTGGCCC from Salvelinus sp. IW2-2015 linkage group LG27, ASM291031v2, whole genome shotgun sequence includes the following:
- the adcyap1a gene encoding adenylate cyclase activating polypeptide 1a isoform X2, producing MSSKATLALLIYGIIMHYSVYCSPLGLNYPNLRLENEVYDEDGNSLPDLAFDSDQIAIRSPPSVADDLYTLYYPPEKRTERHADGMFNKAYRKALGQLSARKYLHSLMAKRVGGGSTMEDDSEPLSKRHSDGIFTDSYSRYRKQMAVKKYLAAVLGKSPEDLGFHHILQDIDFDALPDGDEFEAILGDWLKQFSPEFPVSSRLFPKALS
- the adcyap1a gene encoding adenylate cyclase activating polypeptide 1a isoform X4 encodes the protein MSSKATLALLIYGIIMHYSVYCSPLGLNYPNLRLENEVYDEDGNSLPDLAFDSDQIAIRSPPSVADDLYTLYYPPEKSGGSTMEDDSEPLSKRHSDGIFTDSYSRYRKQMAVKKYLAAVLGKRYRQRYRNKGRRLAYL
- the adcyap1a gene encoding adenylate cyclase activating polypeptide 1a isoform X3 yields the protein MSSKATLALLIYGIIMHYSVYCSPLGLNYPNLRLENEVYDEDGNSLPDLAFDSDQIAIRSPPSVADDLYTLYYPPEKRTERHADGMFNKAYRKALGQLSARKYLHSLMAKRVGGGSTMEDDSEPLSKRHSDGIFTDSYSRYRKQMAVKKYLAAVLGKSPEDLGFHHILQDIDFDALPDGDEFEAILGDWLKQFSPEFPAL
- the adcyap1a gene encoding adenylate cyclase activating polypeptide 1a isoform X1, whose amino-acid sequence is MSSKATLALLIYGIIMHYSVYCSPLGLNYPNLRLENEVYDEDGNSLPDLAFDSDQIAIRSPPSVADDLYTLYYPPEKRTERHADGMFNKAYRKALGQLSARKYLHSLMAKRVGGGSTMEDDSEPLSKRHSDGIFTDSYSRYRKQMAVKKYLAAVLGKRLCDAGCSLRLWCLASTLKSPRITDGYLVALQCCTSSAYISPFGCCFCVAQAFDWIFSAIRCSLRALLLAIISFGGCLFLEHIDLDNCDR